From the genome of Spirosomataceae bacterium TFI 002, one region includes:
- a CDS encoding putative hydrolase of the HAD superfamily, with translation MQLYFDLDHTLWDFEANSKECLVQIYDELLSKEVDFSTSDFVDTFSVVNRNMWAALEREEITHDYLRENRFKTTLAQLNHGIQAEKGKKLNDLFLELLPTKTTLIPNAIEILDYCKSKYNLHIISNGFYEVQLRKMRGSGIFHYFSEIVTNEIAGARKPSKDIFNYAMTASKCKAQDAVMIGDSYDADIFGAKNVGMKAIYFAPENHNNHDHHITNLLQLKDHF, from the coding sequence TTGCAACTTTACTTTGATCTTGATCATACCCTCTGGGACTTTGAGGCAAACTCTAAAGAATGCTTAGTTCAAATCTATGACGAGCTACTAAGTAAAGAAGTTGACTTCTCGACAAGTGACTTCGTTGATACTTTTTCTGTTGTAAATAGAAACATGTGGGCAGCACTTGAGCGAGAAGAAATCACTCACGATTACCTTAGAGAGAATAGATTCAAAACAACCCTTGCTCAACTTAATCATGGTATTCAAGCGGAAAAAGGTAAAAAGTTAAATGATTTATTTCTTGAGTTGCTACCAACAAAAACAACACTAATTCCAAATGCAATAGAAATATTGGACTATTGCAAAAGCAAATACAACCTTCATATCATCAGCAATGGCTTTTATGAAGTACAATTGAGAAAAATGCGTGGTTCAGGCATTTTTCATTACTTTTCAGAAATTGTAACTAATGAAATTGCTGGTGCTAGAAAGCCATCAAAAGACATATTTAATTATGCAATGACGGCTTCTAAGTGTAAAGCTCAAGACGCAGTTATGATAGGCGATAGTTATGACGCTGATATCTTTGGTGCAAAAAATGTCGGCATGAAAGCGATCTACTTTGCTCCAGAAAATCACAACAACCATGACCACCATATTACAAACCTTCTTCAATTAAAAGATCACTTTTAA
- a CDS encoding shikimate dehydrogenase: MKKYGLIGFPLTHSFSKKYFTEKFEKIGLSHTHQYDLYEIENATDLLEILNSNPEIDGINVTIPHKQSVMPLLSSLDQSAEKVGAVNVIKKTSNGLIGYNSDYYGFRKSLLDFLNGAKVSNAMILGYGGAAKAVKAVLKDLGIFVTVVSRQASDTAISYEEANSLLSLHHLIINCSPVGTYPNADQCPSINYKSLSTNHFLFDLVYNPTETLFMKNGLEMGAKVKNGYDMLVHQAEKSWEIWNQ, translated from the coding sequence GTGAAAAAATATGGCCTCATTGGATTTCCGTTAACGCACTCTTTTTCAAAAAAGTACTTCACCGAGAAGTTCGAAAAGATTGGTTTATCTCATACTCATCAATATGATTTGTATGAAATTGAGAATGCCACTGATCTTTTAGAAATACTGAATTCCAATCCAGAAATTGATGGAATCAATGTTACTATACCCCATAAACAGTCAGTCATGCCGCTCTTAAGTAGCCTAGACCAGTCTGCTGAAAAAGTGGGTGCCGTGAATGTAATCAAAAAGACATCAAATGGTCTTATTGGCTACAACTCAGACTACTACGGATTCCGAAAATCCCTTTTGGATTTCTTAAATGGTGCCAAAGTATCCAATGCGATGATATTGGGATATGGAGGAGCAGCAAAAGCAGTAAAAGCCGTTTTAAAGGATTTAGGAATTTTCGTAACCGTTGTATCTCGCCAAGCGAGTGATACTGCGATTAGCTATGAAGAAGCCAACTCTTTATTAAGCTTACATCATTTAATTATTAATTGCTCGCCTGTAGGAACATATCCTAATGCCGATCAATGTCCTTCAATAAATTATAAATCATTAAGTACAAATCATTTTCTCTTTGACCTAGTTTATAACCCAACAGAAACCCTTTTTATGAAAAATGGTCTCGAAATGGGTGCTAAAGTTAAAAATGGCTATGATATGCTAGTTCATCAAGCTGAAAAGTCTTGGGAGATATGGAACCAATAA
- a CDS encoding (2Fe-2S) ferredoxin produces MKFKKHIFICANDKPAPKKCCSSEKGLELVAAFQNSLKEKGLNTEIRAQKAGCLDACAFGPSMVIYPEGTYYGNVSLDDVNEIVEKHLVNNEVVERLELKFN; encoded by the coding sequence ATGAAATTCAAAAAACACATCTTTATTTGTGCAAATGACAAACCTGCTCCAAAAAAATGTTGCAGTAGTGAGAAAGGATTGGAGCTAGTTGCTGCTTTTCAAAACAGCTTAAAAGAAAAAGGACTAAATACCGAGATTCGTGCTCAAAAGGCTGGATGTCTTGATGCTTGTGCTTTCGGTCCATCAATGGTTATATACCCGGAAGGAACTTACTACGGGAATGTCAGCCTTGACGATGTCAACGAAATAGTTGAAAAGCACCTAGTGAATAACGAAGTAGTGGAGCGACTTGAATTGAAATTTAACTAA
- a CDS encoding Pregnancy-associated plasma protein-A — protein sequence MKSLFTTVVIAFFFSSCFLSKPKQVSELENAICGLDNVSNYQAYLNQIIDLQKAHPEKEKKPITFDVKFNVIRPLEGTSLTEEDFSPLLAYMNASFEEANISFKNSNETQYIFSGAPVDVFYHNRILEREITRNSYDPSTINIYIVENTDQVVGFTHYPIENSQRLFIAREKLFDPSLIHELGHFFGLLHTFEQNDRPAEKKLTCEIDGDKICDTPLDVPGGASFIESDCSLFGDYKDTNGHSYKPDLNNFMSYYGSCRTRFSPQQLDRMYFIAKNIKSFQMRSKV from the coding sequence ATGAAGTCGCTTTTCACAACCGTTGTTATCGCCTTTTTCTTTAGTTCTTGCTTTCTCTCCAAACCAAAACAGGTGAGTGAGCTGGAAAATGCCATTTGTGGATTAGATAATGTTTCTAATTACCAAGCATACCTAAATCAGATAATTGACTTACAAAAAGCACATCCAGAAAAAGAAAAGAAACCCATTACTTTTGACGTAAAATTCAATGTAATTAGACCACTTGAAGGTACTTCGCTTACAGAAGAAGACTTTTCGCCCTTGTTGGCTTACATGAATGCTAGTTTTGAAGAAGCAAATATATCTTTCAAAAATTCTAACGAAACCCAATACATTTTTAGTGGTGCCCCTGTGGATGTCTTTTACCACAATCGAATTTTGGAAAGAGAAATTACGAGGAATAGCTACGACCCGAGTACGATAAATATTTACATTGTTGAAAATACAGATCAAGTAGTAGGTTTTACTCATTACCCCATTGAAAACTCGCAGCGACTATTTATTGCGAGAGAGAAGCTATTTGACCCTTCACTTATCCATGAATTAGGCCATTTCTTTGGGTTGTTACACACTTTTGAACAAAATGACAGACCAGCCGAAAAGAAATTAACCTGCGAAATTGATGGTGACAAAATATGCGACACGCCATTAGATGTTCCTGGAGGTGCAAGTTTTATCGAAAGCGACTGCTCACTCTTTGGCGACTATAAAGATACAAACGGACATAGCTATAAGCCTGATTTAAACAACTTTATGTCCTATTATGGAAGTTGTCGCACTCGCTTTTCTCCTCAACAATTGGATAGGATGTACTTCATTGCAAAAAATATCAAAAGCTTTCAGATGAGATCTAAGGTTTGA
- a CDS encoding ribosomal protein L11 methyltransferase — translation MDYLELNIDVDSEFAEILIAELAEVGFDSFVENITGIQAYVTEENFDEQGMKDVMEKYASKTNIIYTLKKIERVNWNQTWEESFEPINVADKILVRAHFHKAEPSFEHEIIITPKMSFGTGHHDTTAQIMEHQLNIPHSGKCVLDVGTGTGILAILAEKLGASSIRAFDIDDWSVENTKENIELNNCSYISVGLGTIADEKPQTYDIVIANINRNILLSEIPTYRKFMNNGGYLLLSGFYETDIADIEALCNKNDLKKIAQKGKNNWAAVVFKHD, via the coding sequence ATGGACTACTTAGAGTTAAACATTGATGTAGATTCTGAATTTGCCGAAATTCTAATCGCCGAACTTGCAGAAGTTGGTTTTGACTCATTTGTCGAAAACATAACTGGAATTCAAGCCTATGTAACCGAAGAAAACTTTGATGAGCAAGGAATGAAAGACGTTATGGAAAAGTATGCTTCCAAAACGAACATTATCTATACCCTTAAGAAAATTGAGAGAGTTAACTGGAATCAAACTTGGGAAGAAAGTTTTGAACCCATAAATGTTGCAGACAAAATATTGGTTAGAGCCCATTTTCACAAGGCAGAACCTAGTTTTGAGCATGAAATAATTATTACCCCTAAGATGAGTTTTGGTACAGGACACCATGATACCACTGCTCAAATAATGGAGCATCAACTCAATATCCCTCATTCTGGAAAATGCGTGTTGGATGTGGGAACAGGAACGGGAATTTTGGCTATTCTAGCCGAAAAGCTAGGTGCAAGCTCAATTCGTGCTTTTGATATTGACGATTGGTCAGTAGAAAACACAAAAGAAAATATAGAACTCAATAATTGCTCATACATTTCTGTAGGATTGGGAACAATAGCTGATGAAAAGCCCCAAACATACGACATCGTAATCGCCAATATCAATAGAAACATACTATTAAGTGAAATCCCCACCTATCGCAAATTCATGAATAATGGTGGTTATTTATTACTAAGTGGTTTTTACGAAACGGATATTGCTGATATTGAAGCACTTTGCAATAAAAATGATCTTAAAAAAATAGCTCAGAAAGGTAAGAATAACTGGGCAGCGGTCGTTTTTAAACATGACTAA
- a CDS encoding membrane-associated protein, with translation MEIIHFLLDFLKDPLSTLEGFLETYDTLTYAILFLVIFVETGFIIMPLLPGDSLLFAVGLLASTTGKLDLAIVIPLLILAALLGDNLNYFVGNKFGNFIKSKDKILFLKREYITNTEAFYDKHGGKAVILARFMPIIRTIAPFVAGAGSMKYGKYILFCFLGAVLWVGSITLIGFFLGNNAFVKANFEKVVLGIILISVAPMIIGVLRAKLLKKA, from the coding sequence ATGGAAATAATTCATTTTTTGCTCGATTTTCTTAAGGATCCGCTAAGCACTTTAGAGGGCTTTTTGGAAACTTACGATACACTCACCTACGCTATACTATTTTTGGTAATTTTTGTAGAAACTGGGTTTATCATTATGCCATTACTACCTGGCGACTCTCTGCTGTTTGCTGTTGGCTTATTGGCTTCAACTACAGGAAAGTTAGATCTTGCAATTGTTATTCCTTTATTAATACTTGCCGCTCTATTGGGTGACAACCTTAATTATTTTGTGGGAAACAAGTTTGGAAACTTCATTAAATCGAAGGACAAAATTCTTTTTCTCAAAAGAGAATATATTACCAATACTGAGGCATTTTACGACAAGCATGGCGGAAAAGCTGTGATTTTGGCTCGTTTCATGCCTATCATTCGTACTATTGCACCTTTTGTTGCAGGTGCGGGTAGCATGAAATACGGAAAGTATATACTTTTCTGTTTCCTGGGTGCTGTCTTGTGGGTAGGCTCAATCACTTTGATTGGTTTCTTCCTCGGAAACAATGCTTTTGTTAAGGCAAATTTTGAGAAAGTAGTACTTGGGATTATTTTAATTTCCGTTGCACCTATGATTATAGGTGTGTTAAGAGCTAAATTGCTTAAAAAAGCGTAA
- a CDS encoding phosphosulfolactate synthase: MNYNLSLIPERVQKPRESGLTMVMDKGSSLRETEDILSTAADYIDIVKFGWATSYVTPNIQDKIKLYQDAGIPVYFGGTLFEAFVVRNQFEDYLRVIEKFGLEHAEVSDGSITLPHDVKCDYIKKLAKHVNVLSEVGSKDAEKIFAPYKWIEMMQAELDAGAWKVIGEAREGGNIGLYRSSGEVRQGLVDEIIRAIPAEKIIWEAPQKGQQVYFVKLVGANVNLGNIAPNELIPLETIRLGLRGDTFATFLPNDIKQKYKLGKYYQDDRITQND, translated from the coding sequence ATGAATTATAACCTTTCGCTTATTCCCGAAAGAGTACAAAAACCAAGAGAATCTGGACTTACCATGGTAATGGACAAGGGTTCAAGTCTTCGCGAAACCGAAGATATTCTCTCTACTGCTGCGGACTATATTGATATTGTGAAATTTGGCTGGGCAACATCTTATGTTACCCCCAATATCCAGGATAAAATAAAACTTTACCAAGACGCAGGTATACCTGTATATTTTGGTGGTACTCTATTTGAAGCATTCGTCGTTCGTAACCAATTTGAAGACTACTTGCGAGTAATTGAAAAATTTGGTCTTGAACATGCCGAGGTTTCCGATGGCTCCATTACACTTCCTCATGATGTTAAATGCGATTACATTAAAAAACTTGCAAAACATGTAAATGTACTTTCTGAAGTCGGCTCAAAAGACGCTGAAAAGATTTTTGCTCCATACAAATGGATCGAAATGATGCAAGCAGAGCTAGATGCAGGAGCTTGGAAAGTTATTGGAGAAGCTCGTGAGGGTGGAAATATTGGTCTTTACAGAAGCAGTGGAGAGGTAAGACAAGGTCTTGTAGATGAAATTATCAGAGCCATACCTGCCGAAAAAATTATTTGGGAAGCTCCTCAAAAGGGCCAACAAGTGTACTTCGTAAAACTAGTAGGAGCAAACGTGAACTTAGGAAATATTGCTCCCAACGAGCTTATTCCACTTGAAACTATCCGACTAGGTTTAAGAGGAGATACTTTTGCTACTTTCTTGCCAAATGACATCAAGCAAAAGTACAAATTAGGAAAATACTATCAAGACGACAGAATTACTCAAAATGACTAA